CTTCCTATTATCAAGGCAGCCGTCGAAATGCGCATGCTTTCTCTGGCTGGATATATGCCGGATCTGATTTGCTGTAAAGACTGCGGTGCTTATGAAGCAGACCTGATGCTCTTTTCTCCCCGGGAGAGAACAATCACTTGTGATTCCTGCTGCAAAGGGGATTATAAAGGGATGGTTCCGCTCCATAGAGGGGCATTGACTGCACTTAGGCATACTATTTATGCAGATTTTTCAAAATTGTTTTCATTTTCCCTATCGAAAGAGGGACTAAAAGAATTAAATCGCGCCAGCGAATCTTACATAATTAATACGTTGGAGCGTTCTTTTCAAACGCTGGATTTCTATCATTCCATCAAAGATGATGAAAATTCGGCTGATTCCAATCAAGAGGATAAAAATCATGAGACTTGAAAATAATCATCATTTAAAAGCACTGGAACTTCCAAAAATTCTTGCACTTTTGGCGGAGCAGGCCGACTGTGAAGACGCGGCGCAGATGGCTCGGGAATTGCAGCCTGTCGGCACTTTGGAGGAAGCTTCTGCACTTTTGGAAGAGACATGGGATGCTTATCGGATGATCGCGCAATTTGGTGCGCCGTCGTTTCGGGGCCTTCATAATGTGACCAATGCGGTTCGCCGGGCAGAAGCAGGCGGGCTGCTCAATTTGACGGAACTTCTCAGAATTGGGGAGACGCTGCGCACCTTGCGGGGCATTTATGACTGGCGGCAGAAAAGCGCCGGGCTAAAAACGGTATTGGAGTGGAGATTTTCCAATCTGATGCCGAATAAATACATGGAAGACCGAATCTTTAATGTGGTCATTTCGGAAGAAGAAGTGAGCGATAATGCTTCTCCGGAGCTTGCTTCTATCCGGAGAAAAATGCGTGCGGCGGGAGCAAGAGTCCGGGAAAAACTTGACCATATGATTCATTCTATAACTTATCAAAAATATCTTCAGGAACCGATTATCACACAAAGGGAAGGCCGTTATGTTGTTCCGGTAAAAGCGGAATGCCGCGGGAATGTGCCCGGCCTTGTTCATGATACTTCGGGCAGTGGCGCTACCGTTTTTGTGGAGCCGATGGCTGTTGTGGAAGCGAATAATGAAATCCGGGTGCTGGAAAGCAAAGAGCGCGCAGAGATTGAACGAATTTTGGGAGAGCTATCTGCAGAAGTTGGCAGCTTTGCCAGTACGATTGTGACGGGATACAATTCCGCAGTGGAAATCAACATGATTTTTGCGAAAGCAAATCTTGGATACCAGATGAAGGCTACAAAACCGGTTCTCAATGATCGGGGAGTGATCAACCTTAAAAAAGCACGTCACCCTCTGATTGCGGCGAATAAAGTAGTCCCTACTGACATTCGTCTGGGGGAAGATTTCGATACACTGGTGATTACAGGCCCTAATACCGGCGGCAAGACGGTTTCTCTCAAGACGGTGGGACTTTTCTGCCTGATGGCGATGTGCGGCTTGCTGATCCCTGCAGCCGAACAGAGCGAAGTATCCGTTTTTAACAGAGTGCTTGCGGATATTGGCGATGAACAGTCCATTGAACAGAGCCTTTCCACGTTTTCGGCCCATATGGTGAATCAGATTGCAATCTTAAAGCAGGCGGACGAACACAGCTTGGTGCTTCTTGATGAGCTTGGTGCAGGAACCGACCCAGTTGAAGGAGCGGCGTTAGCGATGGCCATTCTGGAGCAACTGAGAACGACCGGAGCTAAAATTGCTGCAACAACGCATTATGC
This genomic window from Caproicibacterium sp. BJN0003 contains:
- the recO gene encoding DNA repair protein RecO, which gives rise to MRLNTRGLIIRTSEVGESDRAVTVLTKDCGVVHAFARRSRAAKSALVSATQLFCYSELTLFEGKTANTIDDAQPIEVFFELRQDLARLSLAQYFCELVGVLAPEDDGAGDFLRLLLNAFYLMCKQKRSLPIIKAAVEMRMLSLAGYMPDLICCKDCGAYEADLMLFSPRERTITCDSCCKGDYKGMVPLHRGALTALRHTIYADFSKLFSFSLSKEGLKELNRASESYIINTLERSFQTLDFYHSIKDDENSADSNQEDKNHET
- a CDS encoding endonuclease MutS2, translating into MRLENNHHLKALELPKILALLAEQADCEDAAQMARELQPVGTLEEASALLEETWDAYRMIAQFGAPSFRGLHNVTNAVRRAEAGGLLNLTELLRIGETLRTLRGIYDWRQKSAGLKTVLEWRFSNLMPNKYMEDRIFNVVISEEEVSDNASPELASIRRKMRAAGARVREKLDHMIHSITYQKYLQEPIITQREGRYVVPVKAECRGNVPGLVHDTSGSGATVFVEPMAVVEANNEIRVLESKERAEIERILGELSAEVGSFASTIVTGYNSAVEINMIFAKANLGYQMKATKPVLNDRGVINLKKARHPLIAANKVVPTDIRLGEDFDTLVITGPNTGGKTVSLKTVGLFCLMAMCGLLIPAAEQSEVSVFNRVLADIGDEQSIEQSLSTFSAHMVNQIAILKQADEHSLVLLDELGAGTDPVEGAALAMAILEQLRTTGAKIAATTHYAELKAYALQTPGVENACCEFNVQTLCPTYRLLIGVPGRSNAFAISLRLGLSEAVVDRAKTFVSNENLRFENVVKQLEENRQQLETQKKAAEEAKLQAQELKKEAAGEREKIQKKMQQEMDEAREKAALLVSRTRGQADALLEELEALKKQKDRVISAEEKARIKAGLRGLEEQADPVSRKKDDHYVLPRPLKPGDPVLIFDLDKEAAVLEVEKGGKTVLVQAGIIKTQVPIENLRLLTNRQQKKRGTVGTRRAVTRTAVETQAKAELDLRGENADEAIFHVDQFLDHAQLGGLSQVTLIHGKGTGVLRKAVQEHLKHHPSVKSFRLGTYGEGESGVTIAELK